A segment of the Corynebacterium liangguodongii genome:
TGGAGTAGCGGTCCACGTAGTCAGAGACGATGTGCCAGTTATCACCGAGGAAATACCCCAGCGCGATGAGGATCGCGTTCCAGATCGCGGAGCCGAGCGTGGTCCACAAGCCGAATGCGACCAGGTTCATCCGGTCGAGGCCGGCGGGAATCGAGATGAGCGAGCGCACGCCCGGGACGAGACGGCCGAAAAACACAGAGATCTTTCCGTGGCGGTCGAACCAGCTCAGCGCGTTATCCACATCGGTGCCCTTGACCAGCCACATCCACTCCGCGATCGCGCGCAGCCGCTTTGCGCCCAGCCAGGCACCGAGGCCGTAGAGTAGGTAGGCGCCGCCGACGGAACCGATGAGAGACCACACGAACACCGCAACCGGGTTGAGCGAGCCCTGGGCGACGGTGAAACCGGCGAGCGGCAAGACCACCTCGGAGGGGATGGGTGGGAAGATGTTTTCGGCCAAGATGGCCAGGCCGACGCCGGGGGCGCCGATGGCCTCCATGAGGCCTACGAGCCAGTCAATAATCGCCTGCACTGCTTGGGAACTCCTTGGATGAGGGCACGGACAACGAACTATCTTGCCCTACGCAACTTCCGTGGACCAAGTATGCACCGGCGCGCCGGCCGCCTGATTGACAAGGTATTGCCTGACAACGCGCTCCAAGGCATCGTCGCCCGAGACGCTGTCGAGCGCGGCGAGCTGCCAGGACGCGCCGTTTTGCCTTGCCTCGACTCGCCCGGCGATGATGCCGAGGTATTCTTCGATGCAGTCCACGGAGACGTCGAAAAGCCGCAGGCCCTCGCGCGCCATATCGAGCAGGTGCTCGGCAACGAGCTTGCAGACATCCACGGTGCCAAGCGTCGGCCAAGACACGCGGGCGAAGAGCCCGTCGCGCGCGCCCGCTAAGAAGTTCGCCTCAGCAGTGGCAAAGCTCATGCGCGACCACACCGGGCGGGTTTGCTCGCCGAGGAACTTCACCAGGCCGTAATAGAAAGCAGCATCGGCGATGACGTCCTTGGCGGTTGGCCCGGCCGGCAGCAGGCGGTTTTCCACCCTGATGTGGGAGAGCTCGCCGTTGGGGTCGTAGATCGGGCGGTTCCAGCGCCACACCGTGCCGTTGTGCAAATTGAGGTAGTGCAGGCCGGGGTTATCGCCCGTCATCAGGGGCTTTCCGGCCTCCATGCGGCCCTCGGGGAGCAGGGGCGAGAAGTAGCGCACGTTTTCTTCAAATAGGTCGAACACCGAGGTAATCCAGCGCTCTCCGAACCATACGCGCGGGCGCACGCCCTGGTTGATCAGCTCCTGGGTGCGGGTGTCGATGGACTGCTGGAACACCGGGATGCGCGACTCGTGCCAGAGTCTGCGACCGAGGAAGAGCGGGGAGTTCGCGCCCACAGCTGCCTGGACCCCGGCGATAGCCTGCGAGGCGTTCCACGCATCGGCAAACCGGTTCGGGGCTACCTGCAGGTGCAGCTGCATCGAGGTGCACGTCGATTCGGTGGCGATGTCTTCGAAGTCGTGCTGGAAGTCGTCCTGGCGAGAGAGCCGCACATGCAAGAGCTCCCCCCGAGACTCCATGATGGAGTTGTTGAGCCCACGGTAGCGGTGTTCATTGGTCATCCACGCCGGATCTTCGAGGAACTCGGTGGTCACGGTGGGCAAGGTCCCGATCATGGCGACCTCGGTGGAACACTTCCGGGCCGCGCACCGGACCTCCTCTAGCCGCTGGGTGAGGCCTTCTTCCAGGCGGCGCAGGCCCGCCCCGCCGATCGATTGCGGGGGC
Coding sequences within it:
- a CDS encoding glutamate--cysteine ligase, coding for MGDKISTDRYTPRQRTKYRKRLEDELEVFDRHLQQAKFVSDGTVGLELELNLVDASMHPAPRNNDVLAQLSDEYQSEIGAYNVELNLPPQSIGGAGLRRLEEGLTQRLEEVRCAARKCSTEVAMIGTLPTVTTEFLEDPAWMTNEHRYRGLNNSIMESRGELLHVRLSRQDDFQHDFEDIATESTCTSMQLHLQVAPNRFADAWNASQAIAGVQAAVGANSPLFLGRRLWHESRIPVFQQSIDTRTQELINQGVRPRVWFGERWITSVFDLFEENVRYFSPLLPEGRMEAGKPLMTGDNPGLHYLNLHNGTVWRWNRPIYDPNGELSHIRVENRLLPAGPTAKDVIADAAFYYGLVKFLGEQTRPVWSRMSFATAEANFLAGARDGLFARVSWPTLGTVDVCKLVAEHLLDMAREGLRLFDVSVDCIEEYLGIIAGRVEARQNGASWQLAALDSVSGDDALERVVRQYLVNQAAGAPVHTWSTEVA
- a CDS encoding DedA family protein — its product is MQAIIDWLVGLMEAIGAPGVGLAILAENIFPPIPSEVVLPLAGFTVAQGSLNPVAVFVWSLIGSVGGAYLLYGLGAWLGAKRLRAIAEWMWLVKGTDVDNALSWFDRHGKISVFFGRLVPGVRSLISIPAGLDRMNLVAFGLWTTLGSAIWNAILIALGYFLGDNWHIVSDYVDRYSKVVYLVLALVIVGFLAFFIRRALKERAGNADTTK